Proteins from a genomic interval of Sphingobacterium lactis:
- the atpC gene encoding ATP synthase F1 subunit epsilon, which produces MKLTIITPDKLAFEGPVTAVTVPGSAGSFQILKDHAAIVSTLEDGKVIIKNNNDEQVIIIKGGVVEVKENNIIVLAEGIAEA; this is translated from the coding sequence ATGAAATTAACAATCATAACTCCAGACAAATTAGCATTTGAAGGCCCAGTAACTGCTGTTACTGTACCGGGTTCCGCAGGATCATTCCAGATCTTGAAGGATCACGCTGCTATTGTGTCTACGCTAGAAGACGGAAAGGTCATTATTAAAAATAATAATGATGAACAAGTCATTATTATTAAAGGTGGCGTCGTTGAAGTCAAGGAAAATAATATCATCGTTTTAGCGGAAGGAATAGCAGAAGCTTAG
- a CDS encoding ABC transporter ATP-binding protein translates to MVNTEKNQLVYQGIQKRYGKAEVLKVLSGSIPNRQITSLIGPNGAGKSTLLSILSRLIKQDGGEVSFFDKPLNEYRGAELAKKLSILKQSNHLDLKLTVRDLVSFGRFPHSKGRLSAHDWEKVDEALQFSDLMDLRDAYIDELSGGQRQRAFIAMIIAQDTEYILLDEPLNNLDMKHAVHVMKTLRRLVDEKGKTVVIVIHEINFAAQYSDHIIALKDGYIEFDAPVNDVISAENLQSIFAIEFDIIERNGKKICNYFNL, encoded by the coding sequence ATGGTTAACACGGAAAAAAATCAGTTAGTCTATCAAGGCATCCAGAAGCGTTATGGCAAGGCCGAGGTTTTGAAGGTCCTGTCGGGGAGCATTCCCAATCGGCAGATTACCTCGCTCATCGGTCCCAATGGTGCCGGCAAGAGTACGCTGTTGTCCATTTTAAGTCGGTTGATCAAGCAGGATGGAGGCGAAGTCAGTTTCTTCGATAAGCCCTTGAACGAATACCGTGGTGCCGAGCTGGCCAAGAAGCTTTCCATTTTGAAACAATCCAATCACCTTGATCTGAAGTTGACCGTTCGGGATCTCGTTTCCTTTGGTCGCTTTCCTCACAGCAAAGGGCGGTTGTCTGCCCATGATTGGGAAAAGGTGGATGAGGCATTGCAGTTTTCCGATTTAATGGACCTTCGGGATGCCTATATCGATGAGCTTAGTGGGGGACAGCGGCAACGGGCTTTTATCGCCATGATTATTGCCCAGGATACCGAATATATCCTCCTTGATGAGCCCCTCAACAATCTCGATATGAAGCATGCTGTCCATGTGATGAAAACACTGCGCCGGTTGGTGGATGAAAAGGGGAAGACCGTAGTCATCGTTATTCATGAAATAAACTTTGCTGCACAATATTCCGATCACATCATCGCGCTCAAAGATGGCTATATCGAATTTGATGCTCCTGTCAATGACGTGATCAGTGCGGAAAATCTCCAATCGATCTTTGCTATCGAATTTGATATCATCGAAAGGAATGGTAAAAAAATATGTAATTACTTCAATTTATAA
- a CDS encoding siderophore ABC transporter substrate-binding protein, whose product MIKKFLKTSSSLFVLVMGLQLLLSCQSSDKQAGKTAGQDTLQVSHKLGNTVLVKNPERVVVLDIGALETMDALGVKPIGIPKKFVPAYLKDLLDDPNIADVGSVIEPDFEAIAALKPQLILLSTRQERFYEELQEIAPAVFIGTDNKNYLPSFEKNVQLIGRIFEKQNDAQEQLNALETKIKQAQAKYSQDPNKALFLIFNNGKFSAFGQGSRFGFIHDVLGIKPVLDLQDESVHGQRVSNELIAESNPDYLFIVDRNAAVLGKVSSKEDVENKLIKQTNAYKQGKTFYLNPNVWFISGGGLTSVNMMVDDIVNLIQ is encoded by the coding sequence ATGATTAAAAAATTTTTAAAGACCAGCTCTTCTTTATTTGTGCTGGTTATGGGTTTACAACTGTTGCTCTCCTGTCAGTCCTCAGATAAGCAGGCTGGAAAAACAGCAGGCCAGGATACCCTGCAGGTTTCCCATAAACTGGGAAATACCGTATTGGTGAAAAATCCCGAACGTGTGGTTGTACTGGATATTGGTGCCTTGGAAACCATGGATGCACTGGGTGTAAAGCCCATTGGGATTCCCAAGAAATTTGTGCCAGCGTATCTGAAGGATTTGCTGGATGATCCCAATATCGCGGATGTCGGGTCCGTTATTGAGCCTGACTTCGAAGCCATCGCGGCATTGAAACCGCAATTGATCCTTCTGTCCACGCGGCAGGAGCGGTTTTACGAAGAACTCCAGGAAATCGCACCAGCGGTATTTATTGGCACGGACAACAAGAATTACTTGCCCTCCTTTGAAAAGAATGTGCAATTGATCGGTCGAATCTTCGAAAAACAGAACGATGCACAGGAGCAATTAAACGCATTGGAAACAAAAATCAAGCAAGCGCAAGCAAAGTATAGCCAAGATCCCAATAAAGCGCTATTCCTGATTTTCAACAATGGGAAGTTCTCCGCGTTTGGACAAGGCTCCCGCTTTGGTTTTATTCACGATGTTCTGGGGATAAAACCGGTATTGGATCTACAGGATGAGTCCGTGCACGGGCAGCGCGTATCCAATGAGCTCATTGCAGAGTCTAATCCAGACTATCTCTTTATTGTTGATCGCAATGCGGCGGTGCTGGGTAAGGTTTCCAGCAAAGAAGATGTCGAAAATAAATTGATCAAACAGACCAATGCCTATAAGCAAGGAAAAACCTTCTACCTGAACCCGAATGTCTGGTTTATTTCGGGAGGTGGATTAACATCCGTCAACATGATGGTGGATGATATTGTCAACTTAATTCAGTAA
- a CDS encoding MAC/perforin domain-containing protein has product MNQNLNFLFLFLLLLTTSCKKEFSQISKDTSPRYIGQDEFKELGYGYDILEEIGSPKAVRGKILRIEDLHEANHKTIEFKPLDYQDGYLLSGETSSAYKKLLSNDLNIYAKTIFKIAEATLTAGFKKNTRDSNYYSYATFDKLILKNKISFVGDMRMLKSYIEPNFVRDCETLAPAELVNTYGTHVVLNFMNGAKLHFAYRSRANHSNKNQTVKAGLKATITTLFAGTTFNYDGSYTKEESSSNSEAELYYKTYGGDPTKSLEESISLSNPKTTKINTSNWQSSVTNNNSQIVKINKNGLIPIYEFIEDHEKRAKVKDYILYSYLKIFKTDTNLELFSTGDILGAGHTLDDIESAIMIFPDRPRIIKGSINTYNQTSNERMNTILREVNSSNSIQLFNKRISTFRYFTFGSMHGLSNFSSTPILNALSDIDKIEINNSAYDESHYKVERKLDLIKFQNKIYVRFYEKPQDKPETTTIYPIYDEKAISFYNFNKNRINQVKSISGYIVGPYF; this is encoded by the coding sequence ATGAATCAAAATTTAAACTTTTTATTTCTTTTTCTTTTATTGTTGACAACTTCTTGCAAAAAAGAATTTTCACAAATCAGTAAGGACACATCACCAAGATACATTGGCCAAGATGAATTTAAAGAGCTTGGTTATGGGTACGACATATTAGAGGAAATTGGATCTCCCAAAGCTGTACGTGGAAAAATATTGAGAATTGAAGATTTGCATGAAGCTAATCATAAAACAATTGAATTTAAACCTTTGGATTATCAAGATGGATATTTGCTTTCTGGAGAAACGTCATCAGCTTATAAAAAACTTTTAAGTAACGATCTTAATATATATGCTAAGACAATCTTTAAAATTGCAGAGGCAACTTTAACCGCAGGTTTTAAAAAAAATACACGTGATTCAAATTACTATTCGTATGCTACCTTCGACAAATTGATATTAAAAAATAAAATTTCTTTTGTAGGAGATATGAGAATGCTTAAATCATATATAGAACCCAATTTTGTTCGCGATTGCGAGACCTTAGCTCCCGCCGAATTAGTAAATACTTATGGAACTCATGTAGTGTTAAATTTTATGAATGGAGCAAAGTTACATTTTGCATATAGATCACGTGCAAATCACTCCAATAAAAATCAAACTGTAAAAGCAGGTTTAAAAGCAACAATTACTACATTATTTGCAGGAACAACATTCAATTATGATGGATCTTATACGAAAGAAGAATCATCAAGCAATTCAGAAGCTGAATTATATTATAAAACATATGGTGGAGATCCTACAAAAAGCCTTGAAGAATCAATATCCCTCTCGAATCCTAAAACAACAAAAATTAATACTTCTAATTGGCAAAGTTCAGTAACTAATAATAATTCGCAAATAGTAAAAATTAACAAGAACGGTTTAATCCCAATATATGAATTTATTGAGGATCATGAAAAAAGAGCGAAGGTCAAAGATTATATTCTTTACTCTTATTTAAAGATTTTTAAAACCGACACAAATTTGGAGTTATTTTCAACCGGCGATATTTTAGGAGCAGGGCACACATTAGATGATATTGAAAGTGCCATAATGATATTTCCAGATAGACCACGCATTATTAAAGGAAGTATAAATACATATAATCAAACTTCCAATGAAAGAATGAATACAATATTACGTGAAGTTAATAGCTCAAACTCAATTCAACTATTCAACAAACGAATATCAACATTTAGATATTTTACATTTGGAAGTATGCATGGATTGTCAAATTTTTCGTCTACTCCCATCCTAAATGCTTTAAGTGATATTGATAAAATTGAAATTAATAATTCTGCTTATGATGAATCACATTACAAAGTGGAAAGAAAATTGGATTTGATAAAATTTCAAAACAAAATTTATGTTAGATTTTATGAAAAACCTCAAGATAAACCCGAAACAACTACTATTTATCCAATATATGATGAAAAAGCAATAAGTTTTTACAATTTTAACAAAAACAGAATTAACCAAGTTAAGAGCATTTCAGGATACATCGTTGGGCCCTATTTCTAA
- the atpD gene encoding F0F1 ATP synthase subunit beta, which produces MPNIGKIAQIIGPVVDVNFADNENLPKIYDALYIEKDNGQRIILEVQQHLGEERVRTIAMDATEGLVRGMKVVDTGAPIKMPIGEEIKGRVFNVVGDPIDGIQALNKENGRPIHNVPPKFEDLSTETEVLFTGIKVIDLLEPYAKGGKIGLFGGAGVGKTVLIQELINNIAKGHGGLSVFAGVGERTREGNDLLREMLESGIIKYGDHFMEEMEKGQWPLDTVDLELMKESKCTFVFGQMNEPPGARARVALSGLTIAEYFRDGDGEGQGRDILFFIDNIFRFTQAGSEVSALLGRMPSAVGYQPTLATEMGLMQERITSTKNGSITSVQAVYVPADDLTDPAPATTFAHLDATTVLSRKISELGIYPAVDPLDSTSRILSPVVLGDEHYNTAQRVKEILQRYKELQDIIAILGMDELSEEDKLTVHRARRVQRFLSQPFHVAEQFTGLKGCLVDIKDTIKGFNMIIDGEVDEYPEASFNLVGNIDDAIEKGKKLLAEAV; this is translated from the coding sequence ATGCCCAATATTGGTAAAATAGCGCAGATTATCGGCCCAGTGGTTGACGTCAACTTTGCCGACAATGAAAATCTTCCTAAGATTTATGATGCATTGTACATTGAAAAAGACAATGGACAACGCATTATATTAGAGGTTCAACAGCACTTAGGTGAGGAACGTGTTCGTACGATTGCAATGGATGCTACAGAAGGATTAGTTCGTGGCATGAAAGTAGTTGATACCGGCGCTCCTATCAAAATGCCGATTGGCGAAGAAATCAAAGGTCGTGTATTCAACGTTGTTGGTGACCCAATTGACGGTATTCAAGCACTAAACAAAGAAAACGGTCGTCCTATCCACAACGTACCTCCTAAATTCGAGGATCTTTCCACAGAAACAGAGGTATTGTTCACGGGTATCAAGGTTATCGACTTGTTGGAGCCTTATGCTAAAGGTGGTAAGATTGGATTGTTCGGTGGTGCCGGTGTAGGTAAGACCGTATTGATCCAGGAATTGATCAACAATATCGCAAAAGGACACGGTGGTCTTTCGGTATTTGCTGGTGTTGGCGAGCGTACTCGTGAAGGAAATGACTTGCTTCGTGAGATGTTGGAATCCGGCATTATCAAATATGGCGATCACTTCATGGAAGAAATGGAAAAAGGACAATGGCCTTTGGATACAGTAGATTTGGAATTGATGAAAGAATCCAAATGTACATTCGTGTTCGGTCAGATGAACGAGCCTCCAGGTGCACGTGCGCGTGTTGCTTTGTCGGGATTAACGATTGCGGAATACTTCCGTGATGGTGACGGCGAAGGACAAGGTCGTGATATCCTTTTCTTCATCGATAACATCTTCCGTTTCACACAGGCAGGTTCTGAGGTATCCGCGTTATTAGGCCGTATGCCTTCAGCGGTAGGTTACCAACCAACACTTGCTACGGAGATGGGTTTGATGCAAGAGCGTATTACTTCCACTAAAAACGGATCCATTACTTCCGTACAAGCGGTTTACGTTCCTGCCGATGACTTAACTGACCCTGCTCCAGCGACAACGTTCGCTCACTTGGATGCAACAACAGTATTGTCACGTAAGATCTCTGAGCTAGGTATCTACCCTGCGGTGGATCCATTGGATTCCACTTCACGTATCCTTTCTCCAGTAGTATTAGGTGATGAGCACTACAATACAGCACAACGCGTAAAAGAAATCCTTCAACGTTATAAGGAACTTCAGGATATCATTGCTATCTTAGGTATGGATGAGCTTTCTGAAGAAGATAAATTAACAGTACACCGCGCACGTCGTGTACAACGTTTCTTATCACAGCCATTCCACGTTGCAGAGCAATTTACAGGTTTGAAAGGCTGTCTAGTAGACATCAAAGATACCATCAAAGGATTCAACATGATCATCGACGGTGAAGTTGATGAATACCCTGAAGCATCCTTCAACTTGGTAGGTAACATCGATGATGCCATCGAAAAAGGTAAAAAACTATTAGCAGAAGCAGTCTAA
- a CDS encoding iron chelate uptake ABC transporter family permease subunit: protein MKTSLKIALLGLILLAVTLGFLFVDIDLDNRYALNKRTMRLASMVLVGISVAYSSIIFQTITNNRILTPSIMGYEAIFILFQTFIVFVYGDKAFQVIGQQENFFYAIVLMLGFSLVLYFLLFGKRKRGMYFLLLTGMVLGTLFLTISQFMQVMIDPNEFSIVQNFMFVSFSKMNTKLLGIAAATLVVALAFTSFHLRKLDVLALGRDHAVNLGLSYNQVVQRFLLVISLLVSVSTALVGPITFLGILVCNLTYELLPTRKHSIMLPVCSLIACICLVFGQFLVEHVLSFSTTVSIIINFIGGVYFMYLLWLTRKKIS, encoded by the coding sequence ATGAAGACATCCCTTAAAATAGCCCTCCTTGGATTGATCCTGCTGGCGGTAACTTTAGGTTTCCTATTCGTGGATATCGACCTGGATAACCGATATGCCTTAAATAAACGGACCATGCGTTTGGCAAGTATGGTCCTGGTTGGCATCAGTGTGGCGTACTCATCCATTATTTTCCAAACGATTACAAATAATCGGATTCTTACGCCTTCCATAATGGGATATGAAGCTATTTTCATTCTCTTTCAAACATTTATAGTTTTTGTCTACGGCGATAAGGCTTTCCAGGTCATCGGGCAGCAGGAAAACTTCTTCTATGCGATCGTGCTGATGTTGGGTTTCTCTTTGGTGCTCTACTTTCTCCTGTTCGGAAAAAGAAAGCGCGGAATGTACTTCTTGTTGCTGACAGGTATGGTCCTTGGGACGCTATTTCTGACCATAAGCCAGTTTATGCAGGTTATGATCGATCCAAATGAATTCTCCATTGTACAGAATTTTATGTTCGTCAGCTTCTCCAAGATGAACACCAAACTATTGGGCATTGCCGCCGCCACGCTTGTTGTCGCTCTTGCATTTACCAGTTTCCATTTGCGGAAGCTCGACGTTCTTGCACTTGGGCGCGACCATGCCGTGAATTTGGGGCTGTCCTACAATCAGGTGGTGCAGCGCTTTTTGTTGGTGATTTCCCTGTTGGTTTCCGTATCTACGGCTTTGGTGGGGCCGATTACCTTCTTGGGTATTTTGGTCTGCAACCTAACCTACGAACTATTACCAACACGTAAACACAGTATTATGTTGCCTGTATGCAGTTTGATTGCCTGCATCTGTTTGGTGTTCGGACAATTCCTGGTCGAACATGTCCTGAGTTTTTCAACGACCGTCAGTATCATTATTAATTTTATCGGCGGAGTTTATTTCATGTATTTATTATGGTTAACACGGAAAAAAATCAGTTAG
- a CDS encoding TonB-dependent receptor plug domain-containing protein, producing the protein MRLLFPLILFLFSSFWAFPQQFRKITVEIVKNGTESPISGASVQIGNNAGQTGEGGVAVFSDVPSGKYIIQVSSLGYVPYTDTLLVSSTENLTLTIPLIESAEKIEGIQVTGDNQSQKIKQAPIRSVYIDTRAIATQATSLTDLMNRSTGIRIRQNGGLGSRPEVSVNGFQGKAIKYFKDGIPLDYLGEGYNLSALPVEMLNHVEVYKGVLPVSLGADALGGAVNLVTNKQMGSKVNAYYEIGSFQTHRAGVLASQSSADQRWFYGLEAFFNYAANDYKALVEVVNPDTKNKEPMRLPMFHNAYNHIMGEAFAGVRNRRWADELRFGLSGFNLKKEQQHPALMTDAFGSLHSKQSTLAPSVRYKKNILDNRLRIDQFTTFNILKTARIDTLHGSYDWFGEFTPGTQVGESRLPSQSAIDERQWVTRTNVSYLLKPDSKLELNHVFTSAKRSGEDPLGPRLQGTDIDILSLSSTYQKHVFGLSYEQGLLDDRLQNHLMAKYYRYRASGYQNTWFSTPITDNDRRDISGDYWGFTEALKYQISTSTFARASVEYTYRLPEREELFGNNIFIVPNFELDPEQSLNLNLGVQSQPNESLTLEANSFFRNTKGLILLVPIQAPNAQYQNQENVRGYGVDVDINYRLTEQYTLNGNATWQDLRLYGITNALDTWKNKARLRNTPYFFANLGASAKYSGVFQDGDELKVLAHYNYMREFYLETIPREAEPGGFLGLSGSADMNTNLIIPDQHLFNAGLTYAFPQQKMHLGAEVRNILNKDIYDYYRVQRPGRSFHLKLSYRFY; encoded by the coding sequence ATGAGACTACTATTTCCATTGATCCTATTCTTATTTTCTTCATTTTGGGCTTTCCCCCAGCAATTCCGTAAAATCACGGTTGAAATCGTTAAAAACGGTACTGAAAGCCCTATTTCCGGAGCCAGCGTGCAAATCGGGAACAATGCAGGGCAAACAGGAGAAGGTGGAGTAGCCGTTTTTTCCGATGTACCATCTGGGAAATACATCATACAGGTCAGTTCTTTGGGTTATGTCCCCTACACGGACACCCTTTTGGTCAGCAGTACGGAAAATTTAACGCTGACTATTCCCCTTATTGAATCGGCAGAAAAAATCGAAGGAATCCAGGTGACCGGAGACAACCAAAGCCAAAAAATTAAGCAGGCCCCTATCCGATCGGTTTATATCGATACGCGTGCAATCGCTACGCAGGCCACCTCACTCACGGACCTCATGAACAGAAGTACAGGAATCCGTATCCGGCAGAATGGCGGCTTGGGCAGTCGCCCGGAGGTTTCAGTCAATGGTTTTCAGGGAAAAGCCATTAAATATTTCAAGGATGGCATCCCGCTTGACTATTTAGGTGAAGGGTATAACCTATCTGCCCTTCCGGTGGAAATGCTGAACCATGTCGAAGTGTACAAAGGGGTACTCCCTGTCTCCTTGGGTGCTGATGCCTTAGGCGGAGCCGTCAACCTGGTGACAAACAAGCAGATGGGAAGCAAGGTCAATGCCTATTATGAAATCGGTTCCTTCCAAACCCATCGTGCAGGTGTTCTGGCTTCGCAATCAAGCGCAGACCAGCGCTGGTTTTATGGTCTGGAAGCATTCTTCAATTATGCAGCAAATGATTATAAGGCGCTAGTGGAAGTGGTGAACCCAGACACGAAGAACAAAGAACCCATGCGGTTACCGATGTTCCACAATGCCTACAACCATATCATGGGAGAAGCATTTGCTGGTGTGAGAAATAGACGTTGGGCAGATGAACTGCGCTTTGGATTATCGGGTTTCAACCTGAAAAAAGAACAACAGCACCCCGCCCTGATGACAGATGCCTTTGGGTCGCTGCACAGCAAGCAATCCACTCTGGCACCTTCGGTGCGCTACAAGAAGAATATACTTGACAATCGACTACGAATAGATCAATTTACGACCTTCAACATCCTTAAAACAGCACGTATCGACACCCTACATGGATCCTACGACTGGTTTGGCGAATTCACACCCGGAACGCAGGTAGGTGAAAGCAGATTACCTTCGCAATCGGCTATCGACGAGCGGCAATGGGTAACCCGAACAAATGTCAGTTACCTCTTGAAGCCCGATAGCAAGCTGGAACTGAACCATGTGTTCACTTCCGCCAAACGTTCCGGAGAAGATCCATTGGGACCCAGATTGCAGGGTACCGATATCGATATTCTATCCTTATCATCGACTTACCAAAAACATGTATTCGGTCTTTCCTATGAGCAAGGCCTTCTCGATGATCGGCTCCAGAACCACCTCATGGCCAAATACTACCGATACCGAGCATCCGGATACCAGAACACCTGGTTTTCGACCCCCATAACTGATAACGACAGACGGGATATATCCGGCGATTATTGGGGTTTTACCGAAGCCCTGAAATACCAAATATCAACCAGCACCTTTGCCAGGGCATCCGTTGAATACACCTACCGCCTACCGGAGCGGGAAGAACTTTTCGGCAACAACATCTTTATCGTTCCGAATTTTGAACTCGATCCGGAACAGAGCCTAAACCTGAACCTGGGGGTTCAGTCCCAACCGAACGAATCTTTAACCCTAGAGGCCAATTCGTTCTTCAGAAACACAAAAGGATTGATCTTGTTGGTGCCTATCCAGGCACCTAATGCTCAATATCAAAACCAGGAAAACGTGCGTGGTTACGGTGTGGATGTGGACATCAATTATCGATTGACCGAGCAGTACACCCTAAACGGGAATGCAACCTGGCAAGATTTACGCCTGTACGGCATTACGAATGCACTGGATACCTGGAAAAACAAGGCCCGATTGCGCAATACACCCTATTTCTTCGCAAACCTTGGCGCATCTGCTAAATATAGCGGGGTATTTCAGGACGGAGATGAGCTGAAGGTCTTAGCACATTACAATTACATGCGGGAATTCTATCTGGAAACAATTCCTCGGGAGGCCGAACCTGGTGGATTTCTGGGGCTTTCCGGAAGTGCGGACATGAATACCAATTTAATTATTCCGGACCAGCACCTGTTCAATGCCGGATTGACCTATGCTTTCCCTCAGCAGAAAATGCATCTCGGCGCCGAGGTCAGGAATATCCTGAACAAGGACATATACGATTATTACCGCGTGCAGCGACCAGGGAGAAGTTTCCACCTGAAATTGAGTTACAGATTTTATTAA
- a CDS encoding alpha/beta hydrolase, with the protein MSKKVYQVIVNVLNTNENFIGAPLYLVGTFNNWSARHLPIGEIPAVGERMHFLLPAVEAGDLELKLSRGDYRTLTADQDGKLEDPQIFKIQKDTEVTLTIENWRDLYPASTASPQVHVLDEHFFFPELDVFRKVSIYLPEDYVGSEQRYPVLYMHDGQHLFDEATSLGRSGPVEWKVDETIDSSGSSVIVVAIDHATDYEIRQQEYLVNSGKGTPDPKGWKYLHDIVHTLKPHVDLKYRTLAGVRHTAMLGSSLGGLLTLYAGLAYPQVFGTAAIFSPSIWMDEENLYRYAAEKLGMGVDRKEQEFYFYIGDRERRFRMMDAKNNMRLDMDRFYTWFAEHFSGKLTLDVNPEGKHDCGYHRWFVVLVVNP; encoded by the coding sequence ATGAGTAAAAAAGTTTATCAAGTAATCGTAAATGTGCTTAATACGAATGAAAATTTTATTGGCGCCCCATTGTACCTCGTGGGTACCTTTAATAATTGGTCTGCGCGGCATTTACCCATTGGAGAGATTCCTGCGGTAGGGGAGCGCATGCACTTTCTGCTGCCAGCCGTCGAAGCGGGAGACTTGGAACTTAAGCTCAGTAGAGGCGATTATAGAACCCTGACAGCAGACCAAGATGGAAAACTGGAAGATCCGCAGATTTTCAAGATTCAAAAGGATACGGAAGTAACGCTGACCATTGAGAACTGGCGGGATCTCTATCCTGCTTCCACCGCGAGTCCACAGGTACATGTACTTGATGAGCATTTCTTTTTCCCTGAACTGGATGTGTTCCGGAAGGTGAGTATCTATCTTCCCGAGGATTATGTCGGATCGGAACAAAGGTATCCTGTACTGTATATGCATGATGGACAGCATCTCTTTGATGAGGCGACATCGTTAGGCCGTTCAGGTCCCGTCGAGTGGAAAGTTGATGAAACCATAGATAGTTCGGGTTCATCGGTTATTGTAGTGGCGATCGATCATGCAACCGATTACGAAATTCGGCAACAGGAATACCTGGTCAATAGCGGAAAGGGTACGCCGGATCCGAAAGGATGGAAATACCTGCATGATATTGTGCATACCCTGAAACCCCATGTTGACCTTAAATATAGAACGCTCGCAGGCGTACGACATACCGCTATGTTGGGGAGCTCCCTAGGTGGTTTATTGACCCTTTATGCCGGCTTGGCGTATCCCCAGGTTTTTGGCACCGCGGCCATTTTTTCACCTTCCATCTGGATGGATGAAGAAAACCTGTACCGCTATGCGGCGGAAAAACTAGGGATGGGTGTCGACAGAAAAGAGCAGGAATTCTATTTCTACATTGGCGATAGGGAGCGGCGATTCCGAATGATGGATGCCAAGAACAACATGCGGTTGGACATGGACCGCTTCTATACCTGGTTTGCGGAACATTTCTCAGGCAAGTTGACCCTTGATGTCAACCCGGAAGGCAAGCATGACTGTGGGTATCATAGGTGGTTTGTTGTTCTTGTTGTTAATCCTTAA
- a CDS encoding siderophore-interacting protein, whose amino-acid sequence MEKPKISKYVFKVTAKENITPHYIRIKLKSDEDIEFDQCTPGANNKIFIPPSGTREVQFSTFDPEKGEWVMPDDAIKPIVRTYTHRAIDPETKEITIDFVNHGDNGPASAWARNAVLDDQLGVAMKIRPTVHVGEADHYLLIADSTAIPVLCCILESLPEDASGRCIVEVATPEDKHPEVQHPGFEVTWLVNPHPEKGSALAETARACAIDPDKKYFAYIAAEYSTVRDLRQYFKEELGWGAKDFYAFSYWKSGTAEDKSAQDRREERG is encoded by the coding sequence ATGGAAAAACCGAAGATTTCAAAATACGTTTTTAAGGTAACGGCGAAAGAAAACATAACGCCGCACTATATCCGGATCAAGTTAAAATCGGATGAGGACATTGAATTCGATCAATGTACGCCAGGGGCAAACAATAAGATTTTTATTCCGCCCAGTGGAACTCGAGAGGTTCAGTTTTCGACCTTTGATCCCGAAAAGGGAGAATGGGTGATGCCTGATGATGCGATCAAACCCATCGTCCGTACCTATACTCACCGGGCAATTGACCCGGAGACCAAGGAGATTACCATAGATTTTGTCAACCATGGGGATAATGGTCCGGCTTCGGCCTGGGCCAGGAATGCCGTGCTGGATGATCAATTGGGTGTCGCCATGAAAATCCGACCGACGGTACACGTTGGTGAGGCTGACCACTACCTATTGATCGCGGATTCTACCGCCATCCCTGTGTTGTGCTGTATCCTGGAATCCCTTCCTGAGGATGCTTCAGGGCGGTGCATTGTCGAAGTCGCTACACCTGAAGATAAACATCCCGAGGTTCAGCATCCCGGATTCGAGGTTACTTGGTTGGTCAATCCGCATCCGGAGAAAGGGAGTGCACTCGCGGAGACCGCTAGGGCATGCGCCATCGATCCCGATAAGAAATACTTCGCCTACATTGCTGCCGAATACAGTACGGTCAGAGATCTGAGACAATACTTTAAGGAAGAGCTAGGTTGGGGAGCCAAGGATTTCTATGCGTTCTCGTATTGGAAGTCAGGAACGGCCGAAGATAAATCTGCGCAAGATCGTCGAGAGGAACGTGGATAA